GGAAACCGGTATGGCCGGTGAAGAAGACGGTATCGGCGCCGAAGGGGTATTAAGCACAGAGCAAATGTTAACAGACCCGGAAGAAGCCGCCGACTTTGTTGCCAAAACCCAGGTAGACGCCCTGGCCATTGCCTGCGGTACTTCCCACGGCGCCTACAAGTTCACCCGTCCGCCGACAGGCGATATCCTGGCCATCGACCGCATTAAAGAAATCCATGCCCGTATTCCCAACACCCACCTGGTTATGCACGGCTCTTCTTCCGTACCGCAGGAGTGGTTGGCGGTGATCAATGAGTTTGGCGGTGAGATCCCGGAAACTTACGGCGTGCCGGTTGACCAGCTTCAGGAAGGCATTAAGCACGGTGTACGCAAGATCAATATAGATACCGACTTACGCCTGGCCGCCACCGGCGCCATCCGCCGCTTTATGGCGCAAAACCCGAGCGAATTTGATCCGCGTAAATACCTGAAGGAATCCACCCGCGCCATGTATGAAATTTGTAAAGCCCGTTACGAAGCTTTCCATACTGCCGGTAATGCCAGCAAGATCAAAGCCGTATCTTTGGAAGACATGTACCAGAGATACCAAAGCGGCCAGTTGAAGGCGCTGATCAAATAAGAGATTTAAAAATCTACTTACTCTAGATAAAAAGGGCCTAAGGCCCTTTTTTACTGTCAAAGTCCTATTTTTATAGGTTTGCTTATAGTTAAGACGGCATTTTTTCTCTATAATAGCCGCGGAATTTTTGTCCAGGTCCTGTGTGTCGACCATATATCCGGGCAAAAATCCCCTTATCCGTACCTATAAACACGAAAAAGAGAATGCTAATGACATCAAAACTGGCAACCGCCGTACTTTGCCTGCTTCCCCTGGCAGCCACCGCCGCCGAAAACAGCGAACAACCAGCTTCACCTTTTACCACCTCGGCCGAGCTGGGTTTTCTTTATCAAACGGGTAACACCAAAAGTGCGGATATTAAAACCGGTTTTGATACCAAATACGAACAGGGCAAGTGGAAAAGTATCTTCGAATTCGATTTGCTGGTGAAAAAAACCGAAACCGAAGATGAAGACGGCGATACCAGCATGGAAACCAGTGACCAGAAATGGGAACTGGTGTCGCAAACCAACTATACCTTAGGCAGTGAAGAAAAAAACTACGTCTATGGTAACTTTGGCTATAAGGACGACAGGTTCAGCGGCTTTGAAAACCAGTCGTCACTGTCTTTAGGTTGGGGTCGGCGCTGGTATGAAAGTAAAGACGCCAGTTTTGACGCCGATATCGGGCCGGGTTTCAAGCGCGACGTTCTCAGAGACACAGACGATAGCTCAGGTGAAACCAGCAACAGTTTTATTATCCAGGCGCAGGCCCTGTATTTACATAAGCTGAACGAGCATGTCGAGTTCAGGCAGCAGCTCACCGCCAAATATTCGCCGAAAAGCGGTGAAAACAGCACTTATAAGGCGGAAAGTTCCATCACCACTAAGCTGATCGAAACCCTGCAGCTGAAATTCAGTTTCACCATAGATCACAATACCGAAGTGGAAGAAGATAAGGAAAAAACCGATACCCAGACGGCCATGACCTTAGTCTACAGCTTCTAATCCGGCAGCTGGCAGAGCCGTGCTCACGGCTCTGCTTACCCCTGCTCGGGGAAACACAATTCCAGCTCTTCGCTTAACCTCTGATGTAGCATTTGATAACTCAGCAGCAATTCCCGGTAAACTTCCTCGCTAAGCCCGTCTGCGGCAAGGGCAGTCACCGCCCGGCAAGTTTTTTCGTGCATGGCCATAGCGCAAATATTTAACGTCATTTCTTTTATTTTATCTAAACAGTTTAACATTTCCTCCGTGCCCCCCCGCTGATAAACCTGGCTAAAGTGATCGATTAGCGGCGGCATTTCCTTTAAAAACAGCTGCAGCAGCTTATGGCCAAACTCGGTATTCTGTTTGACCCGCAACAATAAGTCCTGCTTATTCCAGATCAGGGTTTTCGAGCTGGCTAAACTGAGTTTTAGCTTTTCCTGGGTTCCCAGCTCGGTATTGAACTTAACCGCTTCTATTGCCCCGGTTTGTTCGTCCCGGTCAGACACATCTTGAGTATCCCCCCGGTACCAGGCAAGTAATTTTTTCTTTAAAAACTCCCCTTTAATAGGTTTGGCCAGATAATCACTCATGCCTGCTTCCAGGCATTTTTCTTTGTCTCCTTTCATAGCATTGGCCGTCATGGCGATGATGGGAATGTCTTTATGGACTTCACCGCCGCTTCCCCGGCGAATTTCCCGGGTGGCCTGGTAACCGTCCATTTCAGGCATTTGACAATCCATCAGGATCAAATCATAGGGCATATCCGGCGCCGCCATTCTCAAAGACGCCAGGGCTTGCAGACCGTCGCAGGCAATATCGGCCTTAATACCGTATTCCGCCAGGATATGGCTGGCCACTTCCTGGTTGATGCGGTTATCTTCCACCAGCAACAGGCGGCAATGCTTCATGGCTTCAAAATGGGCTTTTTCCTGCCTGAGATGTTCAGACAACGGCAGTTTTTGCTGCTCGTAATTCAGCCCCTGCAAAAAATGATGGGTGATCAGAGGCCGCTGCCCGGCCGATGTTTCATCATCCGTAAGGGTTAAGGCCAGGGTATCGAATAAATCCGATAAGGTGGCGGGTTTGGGGAAATAGGCGTCAAAGCCGATACCGGCGAAATAGCTGGCGTCCCCCCTTGAAGCCATTGAAGTCATCATTACCAGCTTCAGGTCGTTTAATTCATCTAAGGCGCGGATGCGGCGTCCGAGTTCGGCGCCGTCCATGTAGGGCATCTGCATATCCAGAAACGCCACTTTAAAGTCCGGCCTGTCTCGCCTTTGCAGCAGGGCAAGCGCTTCCAGGCCATCTTTGGCTTCAGAAACCCTGGCTCCCCAAAGGGCAAGCTGCTCTTTTAATACCAGGCGGTTCGTCTGGTTGTCATCGACAACCAGCAGGTCGACTCCCTTAATATTAACCTGGGGTATGATCACGGATGAACATTCACTGATCTCCAGGACCACTTCAAAGGTAAAACAGCTGCCCCGGCCGACTTCGCTGCTCACCCGGATATCTCCCTGCATCAGCTGGCATAACTGTTTGGAAATAGCCAGCCCAAGCCCGGTGCCGCCATACTCCCGGGTAGTGGATGCATCCACCTGGGTAAAGGAATCAAAGATACTAGTTAATTTTTCCTCCGGGATCCCTATGCCGGTATCTTTGACCGAACAGCAAAAGCTCACCTGCTGTTCATTTAATTCAAAAACTTCGGCGCAAATCAGAATCTCACCGCGGGAAGTAAATTTGACGGCATTACTGACCAGGTTGGTTAATACCTGGCGCAAACGCCCGGGATCTCCCTTGACATGGCTGAGCCTGATATTGCTGACATCCAGGATAATTTCCAGGCCTTTTTCCTGCGCTTTAAACGCCATGCTTTCGGTAAACTCTCCCAGCAAGCTTAACAGATTAAAATCGATGATTTCCAGGTCCAGTTTGCCGGCTTCAACCTTGGAAAAATCCAGGATATCATTGATTATGGTCAGTAAAGACTCGGCACTTGATGTGGCCAGCTTAACCCTGTGATATTGCTGTTCCGACAGGTCGCTACGCATCAAAAGCCCCAGCATGCCCAGTACGCCGTTCATGGGGGTACGGATTTCATGGCTCATGCTGGCAAGAAATTCGGCCTTATGGCGCACGGTATCTTCGGCAAGCTCCCTGGCCTGGATCAATGTCGCCTCGGCCTCTTTACGTTTGGAGATGTCATAATTGACGCCTGTCATCAGGACAGCATAACCTTCGTCGTCATAATTAACCCGGGCCGCCGCTTTAATATATTTAATCTCGCCGCTATTTAGCACAATACGGAATTCATGCTCATACGGCATATGCTGTTCAATCGCCGCTTTCACCGCCTGTTCCGTTGAGTCACGGTCGTCCGGATGCAGGCTGTCTTTCCAGTCGTCATAACCGCCGCCGAAATCCTTTTTTTCAATGCCGTAAAGCCTGAACATCCAGTCATCCCAGATCAGCACATCATTGACCAGATCATATTCCCAGATGCCTATGCCCGCCGAATCCGTGGCTATAGATATGCGGGTATTGGCCTGCTTTAACGCCAGCTCGGTGAGCTCCCTTTGATGTTTCAGCCGTTTTTCTGCCGATATATCCCGGATAATGCCGGTAAAAATATACCCCTGGGTGGTTTTCACCTCGGAAATCGCCAGATGGATGGGAAAAATCTCCCCCGATTTCCTCCGGGCCTCAAGCTCGCGCCCAACCCCCATAATGTCGCTCACCCCGGTTTTAATATATTTGCCAAGAAAAACGTCATCTTGGCTGGCATGGGGCTCGGGCATCAGACACCTGGCATTACGCCCGATAACTTCCTCTTGCCGATAACCAAAAATAGATTCAGCCGCCCGGTTAAATGACTGGATTTCACCTGTGCTATCCAGGGTGATAAAAGCATCGGCAGCGCTGTCAAAGACCGCATTGAGTTTATTGACCGCCTGCTCTGCTTCGTTTGCCAGCACCATCTGCTGGGTCAAAGCAGAATTCATACGGGCAAATAAATTGTGAAAACTGCGCGCCAGCACACCGATTTCATTGCCGGAGTTAACCGGTAGATTTCCCAATGCCCCGGTTTTATCATGATTTTCCAAAGTGGTTATGATCCCCACCAAGGGGTTGGCAATACGTCTTGCGGCAATAACCGACAGTGCCAGCGCCACAAAAGCCAGCGCTACCCCTAAAATAAGGCTATGCTCCTTAAACTGGGCAAATGCCCGTAAACTCTCCTGATTATCCCGTAATACCAGTAAACGCAGGGAATGCTGATTATCGAATTTGTCCAGCAGCAAGCGGGCATAGTGGCCGGAAGATAATATGCCTTTATGCTCGAAATTAACTAAATCCTTATCCATGACATTGCTGGCAATAACATCTGCCAGCTGGGGGAATTCATCCTGCATCAAATACCTTAGCCTCAATTCAAAACCAAACGTTTTACCGCTGTCGGGATGGACAATGTAGTCCCCCTGATCATTGGCGATATATAAGGCCAAACCCGACAACTCATTGGCATTGAGCTCTTCGATAAAAGAATTAAAGTCCACACTGATGATAACCAGTCCGAACACCGCGCCGGTATCGGGATGGAAAATGGGGGTTGCCGCCCGCACCACAGGCTGATAAGGTCTGGCAACCACTCCGTACTCCTTATTCAGGGTAATGTCGGAAAAATAAACCTGCCCCAGATTCTTTTCCAGGGTAGCAGAAAAATAATCCTGGCTGGCTTTGCTGCGCAGCTTGGCTTTGGGCACCCTGACAGGTTTGTTACGGCTAAAACTTGAAACATTTACCAGCTCCCGGCCATTATCGGCAACCCCTATATAGCGAATTTTCAGGTAATAGGGTTTAGCATAAATAAACTCGGCAAAAATCTGCTCCAAGCGCTCTTTCCAGAGGTCATAATCGTATTGATCACCCCGGGTTTTCGCCTTTACCAACCCCATAATGGGAGGGGTATTGCTGAGAAAGAGCACATCCGAATACGCCTTGGCATAAAACTGCTCTATCAGGGGCTCCACCAGTTTGGCCTCTATTGCCAGCTTTTTTGTTTCCTGGGTCAGTAACAAACGTTTACTTTCCACGTAAAACATCAGGCTTACCAGCACCACTATGGTAACGGAAAGGATAAAGGCCGCCATAGGGATCTGTAACCCCAGGGAATGCCTGGCTTGGCCCACTTCAAGCAGGTTTTCCGGTCCGGCGAACCGGTTCGGGACACTCGCAGGGCTTTCCGTACCAGGCTGAGTCTGTGCCTGTTGTTGCGTATTCGAACTTGACAGGCTAAGCCTGTACAAGTCAGCAATGATGCCCCATAAGACACAGGCATAGGTAAAAATCTTCAAGGCATGGGCAATATTGAAATGGTTGTCGAACAGGGCACTGGAACCGAATGCCATATGCAGCTGGGTGGTGGCCTGCGGCATAATGCTGAGTAAAAACCCCAGCCTGGCCAGGGAGGGATTGTGGCAATAGAGATTCCAGCATAAGGTCGCCGCCACTATATACAGGCCCAAAGGCAAAATATCATAAGGGCGGGCCAGTAAGGTACCGGTAAACATGGTTTGTGGCAGATTGTCGCTGACCGCCGACAAATGCACGGCAGTATAGGCAAAACTGATAAAACAGGCGCCTATGGCCAGGAGTATCCTTAATTCGTGATTGCCTTGCCTTTTTTTGCCCTCCCCGGCTAAGGCCCGGCGATGAAACCAGAGGCAAACTAGGGCCCCCAGACTGATGATAACGGCATTAAAGGTACGGGATAAGGCCCAGGTAAAAGGAACAAAATCGGTATTTTCGGCATTCGCTGCTATGATCCGGCTTGCTGCCAGTATATGAAAAG
This genomic window from Thalassomonas viridans contains:
- the fba gene encoding class II fructose-bisphosphate aldolase (catalyzes the reversible aldol condensation of dihydroxyacetonephosphate and glyceraldehyde 3-phosphate in the Calvin cycle, glycolysis, and/or gluconeogenesis); amino-acid sequence: MALVSMRQMLDHAAEFEYGIPAFNVNNLEQVRAIMQAASDTDSPVIMQASAGARSYAGAPFLRHLILAAIEEFPHIPVVMHQDHGTSPSVCQRSIQLGFSSVMMDGSLGEDGKTPTSYEYNVDVTRRTVEMAHACGVSVEGELGCLGSLETGMAGEEDGIGAEGVLSTEQMLTDPEEAADFVAKTQVDALAIACGTSHGAYKFTRPPTGDILAIDRIKEIHARIPNTHLVMHGSSSVPQEWLAVINEFGGEIPETYGVPVDQLQEGIKHGVRKINIDTDLRLAATGAIRRFMAQNPSEFDPRKYLKESTRAMYEICKARYEAFHTAGNASKIKAVSLEDMYQRYQSGQLKALIK
- a CDS encoding DUF481 domain-containing protein, with translation MTSKLATAVLCLLPLAATAAENSEQPASPFTTSAELGFLYQTGNTKSADIKTGFDTKYEQGKWKSIFEFDLLVKKTETEDEDGDTSMETSDQKWELVSQTNYTLGSEEKNYVYGNFGYKDDRFSGFENQSSLSLGWGRRWYESKDASFDADIGPGFKRDVLRDTDDSSGETSNSFIIQAQALYLHKLNEHVEFRQQLTAKYSPKSGENSTYKAESSITTKLIETLQLKFSFTIDHNTEVEEDKEKTDTQTAMTLVYSF
- a CDS encoding response regulator codes for the protein MTQTALSATRYRTYKLLTQISRRKHYFWFVLLICVLPIVLNFSGLDFSSPTLDLSSVNEGEINDKLLFSAVAGAFHHALLEWSSVVFAFLVFLASILHYRIRGDIAIPVIGIAIFCAGLVDAFHILAASRIIAANAENTDFVPFTWALSRTFNAVIISLGALVCLWFHRRALAGEGKKRQGNHELRILLAIGACFISFAYTAVHLSAVSDNLPQTMFTGTLLARPYDILPLGLYIVAATLCWNLYCHNPSLARLGFLLSIMPQATTQLHMAFGSSALFDNHFNIAHALKIFTYACVLWGIIADLYRLSLSSSNTQQQAQTQPGTESPASVPNRFAGPENLLEVGQARHSLGLQIPMAAFILSVTIVVLVSLMFYVESKRLLLTQETKKLAIEAKLVEPLIEQFYAKAYSDVLFLSNTPPIMGLVKAKTRGDQYDYDLWKERLEQIFAEFIYAKPYYLKIRYIGVADNGRELVNVSSFSRNKPVRVPKAKLRSKASQDYFSATLEKNLGQVYFSDITLNKEYGVVARPYQPVVRAATPIFHPDTGAVFGLVIISVDFNSFIEELNANELSGLALYIANDQGDYIVHPDSGKTFGFELRLRYLMQDEFPQLADVIASNVMDKDLVNFEHKGILSSGHYARLLLDKFDNQHSLRLLVLRDNQESLRAFAQFKEHSLILGVALAFVALALSVIAARRIANPLVGIITTLENHDKTGALGNLPVNSGNEIGVLARSFHNLFARMNSALTQQMVLANEAEQAVNKLNAVFDSAADAFITLDSTGEIQSFNRAAESIFGYRQEEVIGRNARCLMPEPHASQDDVFLGKYIKTGVSDIMGVGRELEARRKSGEIFPIHLAISEVKTTQGYIFTGIIRDISAEKRLKHQRELTELALKQANTRISIATDSAGIGIWEYDLVNDVLIWDDWMFRLYGIEKKDFGGGYDDWKDSLHPDDRDSTEQAVKAAIEQHMPYEHEFRIVLNSGEIKYIKAAARVNYDDEGYAVLMTGVNYDISKRKEAEATLIQARELAEDTVRHKAEFLASMSHEIRTPMNGVLGMLGLLMRSDLSEQQYHRVKLATSSAESLLTIINDILDFSKVEAGKLDLEIIDFNLLSLLGEFTESMAFKAQEKGLEIILDVSNIRLSHVKGDPGRLRQVLTNLVSNAVKFTSRGEILICAEVFELNEQQVSFCCSVKDTGIGIPEEKLTSIFDSFTQVDASTTREYGGTGLGLAISKQLCQLMQGDIRVSSEVGRGSCFTFEVVLEISECSSVIIPQVNIKGVDLLVVDDNQTNRLVLKEQLALWGARVSEAKDGLEALALLQRRDRPDFKVAFLDMQMPYMDGAELGRRIRALDELNDLKLVMMTSMASRGDASYFAGIGFDAYFPKPATLSDLFDTLALTLTDDETSAGQRPLITHHFLQGLNYEQQKLPLSEHLRQEKAHFEAMKHCRLLLVEDNRINQEVASHILAEYGIKADIACDGLQALASLRMAAPDMPYDLILMDCQMPEMDGYQATREIRRGSGGEVHKDIPIIAMTANAMKGDKEKCLEAGMSDYLAKPIKGEFLKKKLLAWYRGDTQDVSDRDEQTGAIEAVKFNTELGTQEKLKLSLASSKTLIWNKQDLLLRVKQNTEFGHKLLQLFLKEMPPLIDHFSQVYQRGGTEEMLNCLDKIKEMTLNICAMAMHEKTCRAVTALAADGLSEEVYRELLLSYQMLHQRLSEELELCFPEQG